The nucleotide window aaaaaaatcctagctccatTCCTGTATGCACCCATCAATACACAAAAACTTATGGTAAAAAATGGACTTTTTATaaggacaaagaaaaaagataatgaaaaaagttaaaacttcaaaaaaatattttctttttaaaaatctatttaATACCCCAACTTCACTTTTATTATTGTGTGCACAATGTTGCACAATCCGAGTGCACCTACGTCACTGTAGATGAAATTAGGTCTGCAGCCTAATGCTCGGGCTTGGCCTGATATTCGAAATTTGAGCTGAGCTCATGGTTCAACCTGACTCGAATGTTTTgaatacaaaatatatttttaataataaaatatatattattaataaaataaaaataatattgaaaactTATCAATCCAATTAGGCCCCCATCGAGCGGACCTTTTCGGGCTGAAACCGCAGATGAAACCAGGTGAGCAACCCGAATCGTAGCTCCATCGTCAAATCTAATCTGATGCATTCAAGTCTGCTTTTGGTTATTTGCATCGTCCTCTGAACCCGAATTTGGTTCTGATTGTATGCCGGCCGGCCGACACTCGAGTAGAAACTTGATTATATACATGATATTGGTGTATGAAATTTGTTGTGATATAAAAAGATGCcttgacagaaaaaaaaaaaaaatacttttttataaaaattgaaaacaattttaaaaacaaaaaaaaggataaaaacttttttgacaattacaaaaataccctcccttttttattttggcgTATGCTTGTTGGGGTGGGTGGGGGGCGGCGCTACGTCTGTGGACGGACAAGCCGGCGTTGGCGTGGCCCACCCTGCCGAAGTGTAGGCAGAAGGCAATCGTTGACGCCGCTCTGCAGACAAAGCAGTAAAGCCATCCCCGGATAATACAGGATCTAAATCTTGACTTTTGAAGGTGGACGAAGGATTCATTATTCTAAAAGGCCCATCCGAGCTGGCGCAGTCCGTTAATAATGGCAGATTCTTtcgcagaagaagaagaatatgcaCAAAAAGAGATACCGAGATTGGTGCTGGACTCTAAAAACGAAGCAGCTCAGAGACAGTACTTTGATAGTGACAGAGCTCGTTTTTCATGTAGTAAATTTTGCAGTGAACTTATATGTTAAACAGCAAGCAAAATTTTCAAGCTTTGAAGGTGGTGGCGGGGCCGGCGCTGGAATTTATATAAAGGGGAGGATGAGCGTCTTCGTAGCACGGCATCATCTCACTACTCAAGAAATCTAGCTAGCAAGCAGCAGTTTCTTTGAGTAGCTCCCACTTTCTTGCTGGACCCGATCGAGATGGCATCGCCCCTTCCGCGTTGCATGGCCTTGGTGGTGCTCGTCGCCGTTGCAGCGGCGGCAACTTCCGCTTCTGCTCAGCTGAGCACCACCTTCTACGACACCATCTGCCCCACCGCACTCTCCACCATCAAAGCTGCCGTGGTGAGCGCCGTCCAGACGGAGGCCCGCATGGGTGCCTCCCTCCTCCGTCTCCACTTCCATGATTGCTTCGTTCAGGTAATTAATCGGGCCATATCACATCGAGTAAGTGAGACTATATGACTTGGTTCAAAATGGTAAATTGACATGCATGAGCGTATATCCACAGGGCTGTGATGCTTCGGTTCTGCTGGACGACACTGCGACCTTCACCGGCGAGAAGACGGCCGCACCTAACATGGGCTCCCTCCGTGGCTTTGAGGTGATCGATGCCATCAAATCTGCCGTCGACAAGGCGTGCGGTGCGAGTGTGGTATCATGTGCCGACATCCTCTCCGTTGCTGCTCGTGATTCAGTAGTTGCGGTATATACATATGTTCatctcttctcctcctttttctattttcttttgcttttgaaattttcGGATGAAACTTTGATTGTCGGGCTAAAGAACTCGCAGATGATACATCCTCAATTCAATTTCCATTGATACTATTCATAAGGACTATAAACGGTGTCATGCATGACACACCTAAGCTGAAGAAGTAGATGTACCTTAAAGAACACTGAATCCGtggaataagaaaaagaaatggctTTGCTTCCCGTGGACTAACCCATGGACTCACGTTGAAAGATGAACACAAAGATTCTACCACTTAATTGATTATTTTGCATACTGCAGCTGGGTGGACCATCTTGGAACGTACCACtaggaaggagagattccacaACAGCCAGTCTGAGCAGTGCTAACACCGACCTGCCGTCGCCTTTTTCAAGCCTCGCCACCCTGATTGCTGCGTTCCAAGCAAAGGGGTTCAACCAGCAGGAACTAGTGGCGCTCTCCGGTGCACACAGCATCGGCCAAGCGAGGTGTGTGCTGTTCAGGGACCGCATCTACAACGACACCAATATTGCGCCCCTCTTCGCCACCACGCGCCAATCGCAGTGCCCTCGCTCCGGCGGCGATAACAACCTCGCCCCCTTGGATGCCTCGACCCCATATCGGTTCGACAATGCCTACTACCTCAACCTGTTGGTCAAGAGGGGTCTGCTTCACTCGGACCAGGAGCTCTTCAATGGCGGATCTGCTGATGCACAAGTCAGGACCTACAGCCTCAGCCCTTCGATTTTCTCCACAGATTTCGCTGCTGCCATGGTGAAGATGGCCAGCCTCAGCCCCCTCACCGGCAGCAACGGCCAAGTGCGTACCAACTGCAGGAAAGTTAACTAAGAAGGAACTAGCTAGTCGTCTCCAGTTTGTGTGCGGCTAACGTGCGAATATGCATGAGCCaatgtttttcttcctttttttctctctcttttctctacTATGCATGAGCCAATGTCTGTGTTTTTTCCTCTACATGGAAGAAGCCATTTTTGTAATGTCAATCTAAGTTCAACGTTATTACGGAAGGAAGTAAGCATAATTAGTTTATATGGAAAGCAAAGCATAAAAGCCGTTCAGTTCTTTTAATATTATTAGCTCACAGCCTCACAGGTATAGTTTCTTTGTTGCAGCTAGAAGAGTTGGGTGGTCAACTCACTGGCTTAAAGAAGACGATCTACATTAACGTGTTAAGGGTTGGAAATAAGGCATACCATACTTTCTTTAAGGCATagcatattttcttttagaaaagtTAGATGGCCATATTCTCTTATTAACCACGTAACTGCAAGTATATACCATAAGAAATCAAGATTTAAATCTTGTGGTCGCTGTCAATTTTGGCGTGTTATCATTTTGGATTATAAGCAATGGCAAGCATGACACCCAAGTTTGAATTATGTAATAATAGAAGTCTATCCAGGCCTTGAATCAAGTCAAAATCTTGAAGGTATACACTAGGTATTAGCGTCGGGGTCTTGTCTTGAACGTGATTTCCCCTAAGTATACGTTAATTGTTCACCGATGTGAAAATAACAAGGCGTGGGTGTGATGTTATGCAAATCTAGTCGATATAGGCAAGTTGAATCTCTCCAAAGATCTCACCGTTGTAAAATCcctcttttctttgctttttttatgAGGATGAGATAACGCTTGGACGTTATGCTCACTCTTGTATAAATACTCTAATTTGATTACAATACAATCAATCAATTAAGTTTTCTTCAGTCCATtgtttatcatggtatcagagccaggttgaaGTCGACCAGGGCGAGCACGGGCAGCATCTGCTCGTGCTTCATCTTCCACAGCGCCAGAGGATTCCGCAACAAAAGTCTTGCTGGTGTTTCCTTGCAATAGAAACCCTTCTTCCTCTGTTCAACAGAAGTCTTGCGCCCAGCCCCTGTTCTTCTGTTTATCACCACCGGCGTCGGCAACCGTTCTGGTTCCAACGAGCCCAAGCTCTGGAACCGACGCCTGAGCCGGCCGGAATCTTCAGATTTCCGGTCGCCTTCCCTGCAGTGTTATTCTCCTTCACAAACCACTGCCTGCCAACTTCAGAAATTTGCCATTATTTCCAATGACCATCTCTCACCCTAAGACTGAAAAGGAACCATCGTCTCTGCGTTGCACTTCCAACCGTCCAGTGCTTGACCGATTTCGACACTGGTGCCGACCAGAATCGCAGTTTTTCCGGCCGCTTGTCCTTTGTTTCCCCTGTTTTTTGGGCGACCCTTGTTTCCCCTGTTTTGGGTGAGCAGTTTTAACGGTTGTTGTTGTGTCCTTGCTTCAGCCGACCTCGTTACAAAACAACAGAATCGCCTCTacttcctccctctccccctcGGTTTTTCTCTCCCATTTTGGGAAAACGCCCAATTTCAGGCGACGAGGGGAAGCACGTGAAGTTAAATAAACTTTACGAAATAAACATGAACACATGAAGTCTTTACAAGTCGTGACGTTCATTTTGAAGAACATGAGTTTCCTTTTTCTCGCATCCAAGATAGTGATAGTCGGCTTGTGTTGCCTCTCCCTACACGTGAATCTCTTGAATATGAGTACATGGTTCCTAGTCTTGATTCCATATCTCACGAAACTACCACCATATTGTCATATGAACACTCTCTGTCAACATCACCAAACAAACCTCCACCACCCACTATGCCACAACCTGACTCCAACGATACCACTGTTAGTCACCTACCATTAAGGCGTTCTACTCGGCAGTGCATGG belongs to Nymphaea colorata isolate Beijing-Zhang1983 chromosome 13, ASM883128v2, whole genome shotgun sequence and includes:
- the LOC116266914 gene encoding cationic peroxidase 1-like; this translates as MASPLPRCMALVVLVAVAAAATSASAQLSTTFYDTICPTALSTIKAAVVSAVQTEARMGASLLRLHFHDCFVQGCDASVLLDDTATFTGEKTAAPNMGSLRGFEVIDAIKSAVDKACGASVVSCADILSVAARDSVVALGGPSWNVPLGRRDSTTASLSSANTDLPSPFSSLATLIAAFQAKGFNQQELVALSGAHSIGQARCVLFRDRIYNDTNIAPLFATTRQSQCPRSGGDNNLAPLDASTPYRFDNAYYLNLLVKRGLLHSDQELFNGGSADAQVRTYSLSPSIFSTDFAAAMVKMASLSPLTGSNGQVRTNCRKVN